The following are encoded in a window of Mycobacterium sp. ELW1 genomic DNA:
- a CDS encoding IS110 family transposase: MGKREDITMVTVGIDPHKHVHVAVAVDAAGRRIGQPLTVKNDALVITNLLKWIRSLTDDALITWAIEDGRGFARRLADGLLLAGHEVVWVPSRLTAAHRKLHAATGSKSDPTDAAAAAHAVIATPDLDRHRIDEHVRELRVLVDYRSDVVKRRTMVINQIKAQFHVWLDHTPGDLSRTKVLNTLTTRLGAAPLRTHIRQALTEMIAEIADLNRRVHDLDATIKDLVTPLAPTLLEITGISHNSAAVLISEIGDVTRFSTSAKLARYTGCAPIPVYSSDKERYRLHRGGNRRLNSVLYTAAIVQKRWHPAAQELLARHTPAKGARGARRILQRHLVDVVHRAMITDQASWQHQITRYQPAA; encoded by the coding sequence GTGGGCAAACGAGAGGACATCACGATGGTGACAGTGGGGATCGACCCGCACAAGCACGTTCATGTCGCAGTGGCCGTCGATGCGGCCGGCAGGCGGATCGGCCAACCACTGACCGTGAAGAACGACGCACTGGTGATCACTAACCTGCTCAAGTGGATTCGGTCGCTCACCGATGACGCGCTCATCACCTGGGCCATCGAGGATGGTCGTGGGTTCGCCCGCCGTCTGGCCGATGGCCTACTACTGGCAGGTCATGAGGTGGTCTGGGTCCCGAGCCGTCTAACCGCAGCCCACCGCAAGCTGCACGCCGCCACCGGTTCCAAGTCCGACCCCACGGACGCTGCGGCTGCAGCTCATGCCGTGATCGCGACTCCCGACCTTGACCGGCACCGCATTGATGAACACGTCCGAGAGCTGCGGGTTTTGGTCGACTACCGCTCCGATGTGGTCAAACGCCGCACCATGGTGATCAACCAGATCAAAGCGCAGTTCCATGTCTGGCTCGACCACACTCCAGGCGACCTGTCACGCACCAAAGTGCTGAACACCCTGACTACACGGTTGGGCGCAGCACCGCTGCGCACTCATATCCGCCAGGCGCTCACCGAGATGATCGCCGAGATCGCCGACCTGAACCGACGTGTTCACGATCTGGACGCGACGATCAAGGATCTCGTCACCCCGCTTGCCCCGACACTCCTTGAGATCACCGGGATCAGCCACAACTCGGCAGCGGTGCTGATCTCCGAAATCGGTGACGTAACACGCTTTTCCACATCAGCCAAACTTGCCCGCTACACGGGCTGCGCGCCAATTCCGGTTTACTCCTCCGACAAAGAGCGCTACCGGCTACACCGAGGCGGGAACCGCCGACTCAACAGCGTGCTCTACACAGCCGCCATCGTGCAGAAGAGATGGCACCCCGCCGCGCAAGAACTACTCGCTCGCCACACACCCGCCAAAGGCGCCCGCGGCGCACGACGCATCCTGCAGCGCCACCTCGTCGACGTCGTACATCGGGCGATGATCACCGACCAGGCGTCATGGCAGCATCAGATCACCCGATATCAGCCCGCCGCTTGA
- a CDS encoding IS110 family transposase, whose protein sequence is MARSKRSIIGGVDTHTATHHAAVIDLNGRLIADAEFPATPTGYASMLTWMRAHGKLGQVGVEGTGAYGAGLARYLHDQGIDVLEVPRPDRRIRRQRGKSDPIDAEAAARTVLAGTASGAPKLADGPIEAIRMLRVARNGAVKARTAALNTLRSIVITAPEPLRTQLRPLSSAKLVAACARLRPDLANLTEPIQAAKLALRSIALRVQHLDTETRSLRTQLDELTQSAAPATSAIFGLGPDTVSALLITIGDNPDRLRSEAAFAHLCGVAPIPASSGKTNRHRLHRGGDRAGNSALHIAAVVRLRYDQRSRAYADRRTAEGLSMPEIIRCQKRYLAREIFHALRADYAKISI, encoded by the coding sequence ATGGCACGCAGCAAACGATCCATCATCGGCGGCGTCGACACGCACACGGCAACGCATCACGCCGCAGTCATCGACCTCAACGGCCGACTGATCGCCGATGCCGAATTCCCCGCCACACCCACCGGTTACGCATCGATGCTGACATGGATGCGCGCACACGGAAAGCTTGGGCAGGTCGGTGTCGAAGGAACCGGCGCCTACGGGGCAGGGCTGGCCCGCTACCTGCACGATCAAGGCATCGACGTGCTCGAGGTACCGCGTCCTGACCGTCGCATCCGCCGGCAACGCGGCAAGAGCGATCCGATCGACGCTGAAGCGGCTGCACGAACCGTGTTGGCAGGCACGGCAAGCGGAGCGCCGAAGCTGGCCGACGGTCCGATCGAAGCCATCCGGATGCTGCGCGTTGCCCGCAACGGAGCAGTCAAGGCCCGCACGGCCGCACTCAACACCCTGCGGTCGATAGTCATCACCGCCCCCGAGCCGTTGCGCACCCAGCTGCGGCCCCTGTCATCAGCGAAGCTTGTCGCTGCCTGCGCACGTCTGCGGCCTGACCTGGCCAACCTCACCGAGCCCATCCAAGCCGCAAAACTCGCCTTGCGGTCGATAGCCCTGCGGGTTCAACATCTCGACACCGAAACACGCTCTCTACGAACGCAACTCGATGAACTTACCCAATCGGCCGCACCTGCCACCAGCGCCATATTCGGGCTCGGCCCCGACACCGTCTCCGCGTTGCTGATCACCATCGGTGACAACCCCGACCGGCTACGCAGCGAAGCCGCGTTCGCCCACCTCTGTGGCGTCGCCCCGATCCCAGCGTCGTCGGGCAAAACCAACCGACACCGCCTGCACCGCGGCGGCGACCGGGCCGGCAACAGTGCGCTACACATCGCCGCCGTCGTGCGCCTTCGCTACGACCAGCGCAGCCGCGCCTACGCCGACCGCCGAACCGCAGAGGGCCTGTCCATGCCCGAAATCATTCGCTGTCAGAAGCGCTACCTGGCCCGCGAAATCTTTCACGCACTACGCGCCGATTACGCCAAAATCAGCATTTGA
- a CDS encoding cytochrome P450 — protein sequence MPCPIVEFDHHSHEYATDRLQILSNLRHNSPIAWTASNGGHWVITSYDLVRQVILDDKTFTAEYLPGRRGGITIPESDRPRIIPGETDGEEHTRYRVALRDRFSRPAIAGDRQWIQSLAEQAVDAVIERNDFDVVADLALPIPSAAVLHLLQLNVSNPVRYFRAVELAIGIRVEEDVDRDEDSIRADIESVWETLHSAVLEKRSNPDDGLISFLVQRDPPLSDLEIRDIVVSTVLGGARTTAALIENMLWYLDIDRNLRATLQADMSLIPKAVDEFVRLISPAQVVARTATRDVELGGVLVKEGDRVLVSWQSANHDESTFADPEEFRLDRPRRPHVGFGVGAHACLGTWLAKAEAEYTLQYVLTKMPEYKLDRANCKRYEDMLVNQWLVMPAVARP from the coding sequence ATGCCTTGTCCAATTGTAGAGTTCGACCATCATTCGCATGAGTACGCGACGGATCGCTTGCAGATTCTTTCAAACTTGCGCCACAATTCCCCGATCGCGTGGACTGCAAGTAACGGCGGGCATTGGGTTATCACCAGTTATGACCTTGTCCGCCAGGTAATCCTAGATGACAAGACATTCACTGCAGAGTATCTACCAGGTCGTCGCGGCGGCATAACGATTCCAGAGAGTGACCGGCCTCGCATCATTCCCGGCGAGACCGACGGTGAAGAGCACACCCGTTATCGCGTTGCGCTCCGCGACAGATTCTCGCGTCCGGCCATTGCCGGCGACCGACAGTGGATACAGTCGTTGGCAGAGCAAGCGGTGGATGCAGTCATCGAGCGCAACGATTTCGATGTAGTGGCAGATCTGGCGCTGCCCATACCATCAGCAGCCGTACTCCACCTACTGCAACTAAATGTATCTAACCCAGTGCGGTATTTTCGGGCTGTTGAACTCGCGATCGGTATCCGTGTGGAGGAGGATGTGGATCGCGACGAGGACAGTATTCGTGCTGACATTGAATCTGTTTGGGAAACACTCCATTCTGCCGTATTGGAGAAGCGTTCCAACCCCGACGACGGATTAATCAGCTTTCTAGTCCAACGCGATCCTCCGCTCAGCGACCTTGAGATCCGAGATATCGTCGTTAGTACCGTGCTCGGCGGAGCACGCACTACGGCCGCCCTCATTGAGAACATGTTGTGGTATCTCGACATTGATCGGAACCTACGAGCGACTCTCCAAGCGGACATGTCATTGATTCCCAAAGCGGTCGACGAGTTCGTCCGCCTAATCTCACCGGCCCAAGTGGTGGCACGGACTGCAACTCGTGATGTCGAACTCGGTGGCGTACTCGTGAAAGAAGGGGATCGCGTACTGGTTTCGTGGCAGTCGGCCAATCACGACGAGTCCACGTTCGCCGACCCCGAGGAATTCCGTCTAGATCGGCCGCGGCGCCCTCACGTGGGGTTTGGTGTCGGCGCTCACGCCTGCCTTGGTACCTGGTTGGCAAAAGCTGAAGCAGAGTACACACTTCAATACGTCCTGACGAAAATGCCCGAGTACAAGTTGGATCGCGCCAACTGCAAACGATACGAGGACATGCTGGTCAATCAGTGGCTAGTCATGCCAGCAGTCGCACGCCCTTAA
- a CDS encoding IS256 family transposase yields MTVIDPEAREQRRREMKAATDKLRASGALDDLFAKIDAGEVELDGHDGLIQQLIKAGLERGLQAELTDHLGYERGDPEASLIPNSRNGSYPKTVASQVGDVELAIPRDRDGTFSPTLVPKGSRRLGGLDEMIISLYAGGMTLRDIEHHLAATIGTDISRETLSKIVDEISDEVLAWQRRPLEPFYPVIYLDALVVKVRDGAHVRNKHAHLAVGVDMDGIKHVLGIWVQAAEGAKFWAGVCAELANRGVSDVLIVCCDGLTGFPEAIEATWPAATVQTCVVHLIRTAMRFVSYNQRKKVATALKPIYQAPDAESALAELEDFAKSELGQQNPHTIAAFRNAWERFTPFLAFPPMLRRVIYTTNSIESLNYQLRKIIKNRGHFPSDDSVVKLLWLAICTIEDKRAREREKQRGKPLTQRTGPGRLIEGQITTNWKQALGQLAIAYPDRINPYL; encoded by the coding sequence ATGACTGTGATTGATCCTGAAGCTCGTGAGCAGCGGCGTCGTGAGATGAAAGCGGCCACCGACAAGCTCAGGGCCTCCGGCGCCCTAGATGATTTGTTCGCCAAGATTGACGCCGGTGAGGTTGAACTCGACGGCCATGACGGGCTGATCCAGCAGCTGATCAAAGCCGGGCTCGAACGCGGCCTGCAGGCCGAACTCACCGATCACCTCGGCTATGAACGCGGCGATCCCGAGGCCAGTTTGATCCCGAATTCCCGTAACGGCTCGTATCCGAAAACGGTGGCCTCTCAGGTCGGCGATGTCGAGCTGGCGATCCCGCGTGATCGTGACGGCACGTTCTCACCGACGTTGGTGCCCAAGGGATCTCGCCGCCTTGGCGGCCTGGATGAGATGATCATCTCGCTGTATGCCGGCGGGATGACACTCCGCGATATCGAACATCACCTGGCTGCCACGATCGGCACCGACATCAGTCGCGAGACGTTGTCGAAGATCGTCGATGAGATCAGTGACGAAGTTCTGGCCTGGCAGCGCCGGCCGCTGGAACCGTTCTATCCGGTGATCTACCTCGACGCCCTGGTCGTCAAGGTCCGCGACGGCGCCCACGTCCGCAATAAACACGCCCACCTGGCCGTGGGCGTCGATATGGACGGCATCAAGCACGTCCTGGGGATCTGGGTCCAAGCCGCTGAAGGGGCGAAATTCTGGGCGGGGGTGTGCGCTGAGCTGGCCAACCGCGGCGTGTCCGATGTGCTCATCGTCTGCTGTGACGGGCTGACCGGCTTCCCCGAAGCCATCGAGGCGACCTGGCCAGCGGCGACGGTCCAAACCTGTGTGGTGCATCTGATCCGCACCGCGATGCGGTTCGTGTCCTACAACCAGCGCAAAAAGGTCGCCACCGCCCTTAAACCGATCTACCAAGCCCCCGACGCCGAATCCGCTCTGGCTGAACTGGAAGATTTCGCCAAATCCGAACTCGGACAACAAAACCCGCACACCATCGCCGCGTTCCGCAACGCGTGGGAGCGGTTCACCCCGTTTCTGGCGTTCCCGCCCATGCTGCGCCGGGTCATCTACACCACGAACTCGATCGAATCGCTGAACTACCAGCTCCGCAAGATCATCAAAAACCGCGGCCATTTCCCCAGTGACGACTCCGTGGTCAAACTGCTCTGGCTAGCCATCTGCACCATCGAAGACAAACGAGCCCGAGAACGCGAAAAACAACGAGGCAAACCCCTCACGCAACGCACCGGCCCCGGCCGACTCATCGAAGGCCAAATCACCACCAACTGGAAACAAGCACTCGGCCAACTCGCCATCGCCTACCCCGACCGAATCAACCCCTACCTCTAG
- a CDS encoding TniQ family protein: MPQQASPYSAGPTPVRTLPLRVQPAAGESLDSWVDALASRHGVTVIDIMQFLNIDPRATRGAAWAEAEADHLALTAGVPRDEIRAMTWQHLTATGTTISGGVTLPVHTFVQPVSRFCPHCLSGTGGRWKLSWRLRAAIACPIHGCLLAEVCPRCRSPQRRHPAYRNCVPHLGHCANRVHHGRDNQPCDYDLCHTTVKYLPRNHVLLIAQRRLDAMIGPPRSPLPIYGADRPPAAAILYDIGFLADLLVAAAPTQTLLGYAVRCWSNTPECPLPVSASIPRGILAVASAVALLSSHNGDQATASMHKICGGALVVASRSFGKGRRSRLTPTVQALTAPIHITGITHKQTPGTARMPVHAAEKVAARTADPSRLCETHNG; the protein is encoded by the coding sequence GTGCCACAGCAAGCTTCGCCGTACTCTGCCGGGCCCACTCCCGTCCGGACGTTACCGCTGCGGGTACAGCCGGCCGCGGGGGAGTCCCTCGACTCGTGGGTGGACGCCCTGGCCAGCCGCCACGGTGTGACGGTCATCGACATCATGCAATTTCTGAACATCGACCCTCGCGCGACGAGGGGAGCGGCGTGGGCCGAGGCGGAAGCTGACCATCTCGCACTGACTGCCGGGGTGCCACGCGACGAGATCCGGGCCATGACATGGCAACACCTGACCGCAACCGGCACAACAATATCCGGCGGCGTCACGCTGCCCGTGCACACGTTCGTTCAACCCGTTTCCCGGTTCTGCCCCCACTGCCTGAGCGGCACCGGCGGCCGCTGGAAATTGAGCTGGCGATTACGCGCCGCGATTGCCTGCCCGATCCATGGATGCCTCCTCGCGGAGGTGTGCCCACGCTGTCGCAGCCCCCAACGTCGACACCCCGCCTACCGCAACTGCGTTCCGCATCTCGGGCACTGCGCCAACCGCGTCCATCACGGGCGCGACAACCAGCCCTGCGACTACGACCTATGTCACACCACCGTCAAGTACCTGCCCCGCAACCACGTACTCCTCATCGCCCAGCGCCGCCTCGACGCCATGATTGGACCACCGCGATCGCCTCTACCGATCTATGGAGCCGACCGCCCGCCGGCCGCAGCGATCCTCTACGACATTGGCTTTCTCGCCGACCTGCTTGTCGCCGCCGCGCCCACACAAACCCTGTTGGGGTATGCGGTCAGATGCTGGTCGAATACCCCTGAGTGCCCTCTACCAGTCTCGGCGTCAATACCCCGCGGCATACTGGCAGTGGCCTCAGCGGTCGCTCTCTTGTCATCGCACAATGGCGACCAAGCGACCGCGTCAATGCACAAGATCTGCGGCGGCGCACTCGTTGTCGCGTCGCGGAGCTTCGGAAAAGGCAGACGATCGCGGCTGACCCCCACCGTACAGGCCCTCACCGCGCCGATCCACATCACCGGTATCACACACAAACAAACCCCCGGCACGGCGCGCATGCCGGTGCACGCCGCTGAGAAGGTCGCTGCACGCACCGCCGACCCTTCACGGCTGTGCGAAACTCACAACGGATGA
- a CDS encoding OB-fold domain-containing protein, producing the protein MPETSLDELPTLGSIGPRADGIDIPFWEGLRVGELRMQRCTDCAAWWWFPVWRCGDCGSWTLHWQATPVRGVVRSWIRTHHAFAPEMAGLVPYINVLVELPDAGNRRLLGLLIGDDEELAIDAEVEGVIQKPSELTNNEAVLRWKLVGR; encoded by the coding sequence ATGCCCGAAACGAGCTTAGACGAGCTGCCCACCCTCGGTAGTATCGGTCCTCGCGCAGACGGTATCGATATCCCCTTCTGGGAAGGACTTCGTGTTGGCGAGCTGCGAATGCAGCGTTGCACCGACTGCGCCGCATGGTGGTGGTTCCCGGTGTGGCGTTGTGGAGACTGTGGATCGTGGACGCTGCACTGGCAGGCTACCCCAGTGCGCGGCGTGGTTCGCTCGTGGATTCGTACGCATCACGCATTCGCACCTGAAATGGCAGGTCTAGTCCCGTACATCAACGTATTGGTCGAATTGCCTGACGCCGGGAATCGGCGCCTTCTCGGTCTTCTCATCGGTGACGACGAGGAGCTTGCCATAGACGCGGAAGTGGAGGGAGTCATCCAAAAGCCTTCGGAGTTGACGAACAACGAGGCCGTTTTGAGATGGAAGCTGGTGGGGCGCTGA
- a CDS encoding transporter: MPGEIDGFATYHHDKHNGTLLMNELGTRELRWSSMVAGGGGGGIPAAIGMASAAIISGQAEIVVVYRTIAEREFGRFNTGVEQEHADPHYLAHGVSVAAQMVGLRSKLMLEKYAIPAEAVEALVLADYFHARNNPRARAYGNELDPTTYRASRMIVDPYRLYDCSRESDGAAAVIVMSAEAARARSRQPVYLLGIAQGAPFRGGDAVENFGEYSLSGFSSVAARLWQQTGLSATDVDVVQVYENFSPAGVGALMEHGFFDAENVAEVMTLSNLTSPQGKLPVNTSGGCLAEGFIHGMEVVLEGVRQIRGDSPNPVPDAQVCLITGGPASTYVSSALLGTQATL, translated from the coding sequence ATGCCTGGCGAGATCGATGGCTTTGCGACGTACCACCACGACAAACATAACGGCACGCTTCTAATGAACGAGCTCGGGACTCGAGAACTGCGGTGGTCAAGCATGGTCGCCGGTGGTGGCGGCGGCGGCATACCCGCCGCGATTGGAATGGCGTCGGCAGCAATAATTTCTGGGCAGGCTGAGATCGTCGTGGTGTACCGAACCATAGCTGAGCGGGAATTCGGTCGATTCAACACAGGTGTCGAACAGGAACACGCGGACCCACACTATCTCGCGCACGGCGTTAGCGTCGCAGCGCAGATGGTCGGCCTCCGTTCCAAGCTCATGCTCGAAAAGTACGCAATACCAGCGGAAGCTGTCGAAGCGCTGGTACTTGCCGACTACTTCCATGCGCGCAACAATCCGCGAGCAAGAGCGTACGGCAACGAACTCGATCCGACGACGTATCGTGCCTCTAGGATGATCGTCGACCCTTATCGTCTGTACGACTGTTCCCGGGAATCCGACGGAGCCGCAGCGGTGATCGTGATGTCAGCCGAAGCCGCGCGTGCGCGATCGCGCCAACCCGTGTACCTCCTGGGGATCGCGCAGGGCGCACCCTTCCGAGGCGGGGACGCTGTCGAAAACTTTGGCGAGTACAGCCTCAGCGGTTTCTCCTCGGTGGCCGCCAGACTTTGGCAACAGACCGGTCTCAGCGCCACCGACGTCGACGTCGTACAGGTCTACGAGAACTTCAGCCCAGCGGGTGTCGGGGCGTTGATGGAACACGGTTTCTTCGACGCGGAGAATGTCGCTGAGGTCATGACGCTTTCGAATTTGACCAGCCCCCAAGGGAAGTTGCCGGTCAATACAAGCGGCGGATGTCTGGCAGAAGGATTCATTCATGGCATGGAGGTTGTCCTCGAAGGAGTTCGGCAGATCAGGGGCGATTCCCCAAATCCGGTCCCGGACGCTCAGGTGTGCCTGATAACCGGTGGTCCTGCCTCGACGTACGTCAGTTCGGCCTTGCTCGGCACGCAAGCAACGCTTTGA